One genomic window of Halorhabdus sp. CBA1104 includes the following:
- the fen gene encoding flap endonuclease-1, translating into MGNADLRDIAAIESIAFEELAGSIVAVDAHNWLYRYLTTTVKWTNDDVYTTTEGKEVANLVGVVQGLPKFFEHEVTPVMVFDGAVTDLKDDEVQRRREQRQQYEEDLEAARQEGDAVRVARLESRTQRLTDVILETTRDLLELLDVPVVDAPAEGEGQAAHMARNGDVDYVGTEDYDALLFGAPRTLRQLTSSGAPELMDFQTTLEEHDLSWEQLVDVALLCGTDFNEGVHGYGPKTAVEAVREHGDLWGVSESEDVYVENADRIRDLFLDPAVTDAYAFETDLEPDLDAAWAFVTDEWEVEASEVERGFERIESSLVQTGLDDWA; encoded by the coding sequence ATGGGAAACGCCGATCTCCGGGACATCGCGGCCATCGAATCGATCGCTTTCGAGGAGTTGGCTGGCTCGATCGTCGCCGTCGACGCCCACAACTGGCTGTATCGCTACCTCACGACGACGGTCAAGTGGACGAACGACGACGTGTACACGACGACCGAGGGCAAAGAAGTCGCCAACCTCGTCGGCGTCGTCCAGGGATTGCCGAAGTTCTTCGAGCACGAAGTCACGCCCGTGATGGTGTTCGACGGTGCCGTCACGGATCTGAAAGACGACGAGGTACAGCGCCGGCGCGAGCAGCGCCAACAGTACGAAGAAGATCTCGAAGCGGCCCGCCAGGAAGGTGATGCGGTCAGGGTCGCACGCTTAGAGTCCAGAACCCAGCGCCTCACCGATGTCATCCTGGAGACGACACGGGATCTTCTTGAGTTGCTCGACGTGCCTGTCGTCGATGCGCCGGCGGAGGGCGAGGGACAGGCTGCTCACATGGCCCGCAACGGCGACGTCGATTACGTCGGCACCGAGGACTACGACGCCCTCCTCTTTGGCGCACCCCGGACCCTTCGGCAACTCACGAGTTCGGGCGCTCCCGAACTGATGGACTTTCAGACCACCTTGGAGGAACACGACCTCTCTTGGGAGCAACTGGTCGACGTTGCTCTCCTCTGTGGGACGGACTTCAACGAGGGCGTCCACGGGTACGGCCCCAAGACTGCTGTCGAGGCCGTCCGCGAGCACGGCGACCTCTGGGGCGTCAGCGAGAGCGAGGATGTCTACGTCGAGAACGCCGATCGGATCCGCGACCTCTTTCTCGATCCTGCCGTCACCGACGCCTATGCTTTCGAGACGGACCTCGAACCGGACCTCGACGCCGCCTGGGCGTTCGTCACCGACGAGTGGGAGGTCGAGGCAAGCGAGGTCGAACGCGGGTTCGAGCGCATCGAGTCCTCGCTCGTCCAGACGGGACTGGACGACTGGGCGTGA
- a CDS encoding GNAT family N-acetyltransferase: MDSEILAWPPANVTLDLDHERFAYAGKFVISSTGKAVVRDDGVIVAAVAFDADRTDEDCLRVRYVTVRDDLRGEGLGSRLLRYVVARASERGYDEVRAGVNNPIAYEAFYKAGLAFTGERTGLAELVCSTAADRDGQRYRDGLTIYRDRELSERQRAFVQSQEGADPPAIVPAPAGADGEPATGDSNQRGT; the protein is encoded by the coding sequence GTGGACTCCGAAATCCTGGCCTGGCCCCCGGCCAATGTGACACTCGATCTCGACCACGAACGGTTCGCCTACGCGGGGAAGTTCGTCATTTCGAGTACGGGCAAAGCCGTCGTTCGTGACGATGGCGTGATCGTCGCCGCCGTGGCGTTCGACGCCGATCGGACCGACGAAGACTGTCTCCGGGTCCGGTACGTGACGGTCCGGGACGATCTCCGCGGCGAAGGTCTCGGTTCGAGGCTGCTCCGATACGTCGTCGCTCGTGCCAGCGAACGCGGCTACGACGAAGTACGTGCCGGCGTCAACAATCCGATCGCCTACGAAGCCTTCTACAAGGCAGGTCTCGCGTTTACCGGCGAGCGAACGGGCCTTGCCGAACTCGTCTGTTCGACAGCCGCCGATCGTGACGGCCAACGGTATCGCGACGGACTCACCATCTATCGTGACCGCGAGTTGAGCGAGCGCCAGCGAGCGTTCGTACAGTCCCAGGAGGGGGCCGACCCGCCAGCGATCGTTCCCGCCCCCGCGGGTGCGGACGGCGAGCCAGCGACGGGGGATTCAAACCAGCGTGGTACCTAA
- a CDS encoding DUF3054 domain-containing protein, translating to MVSVAATLRNRIDVSAATAILAAGDLVAIAAFVVIGTVGAHQGSLSNVAGMLETLVPFLVGWVLAAFLGSLYTEDARRSVLRAVSWTIPAWITAALIAQVLRWSPLTPDSFSAIFLAVSIATGLVLLGPWRGIVAYWLSDGTWH from the coding sequence ATGGTGTCTGTCGCCGCCACACTCCGGAACCGCATCGATGTCTCCGCCGCGACAGCTATCCTCGCAGCAGGTGACCTGGTTGCGATCGCTGCGTTCGTCGTGATCGGAACAGTCGGCGCCCACCAGGGCTCGCTATCGAACGTTGCTGGCATGCTGGAAACGCTCGTCCCGTTTCTCGTCGGGTGGGTGCTGGCCGCGTTCCTGGGGAGTCTCTACACCGAAGACGCCCGGCGGTCGGTCCTCCGGGCAGTGTCCTGGACCATCCCTGCCTGGATTACGGCCGCACTTATCGCACAGGTACTCCGCTGGTCGCCGTTGACGCCGGATTCGTTCTCGGCGATTTTTCTGGCGGTCTCGATCGCAACGGGCCTGGTGCTGCTTGGACCCTGGCGTGGGATCGTTGCCTACTGGCTCAGCGACGGAACGTGGCACTAA
- a CDS encoding ornithine cyclodeaminase family protein — MAESEALFLESEDVSTLATPSEYIAAVRDGYRQRGEGAPAEPRTTLRAEDPPGMLTGYLAVLPDSGVMGGYTYAAGFGERDAHFVLPVFDADSGEPLAVFDGASLNPHKTGAVGAVGIDALARENATQVGLFGSGSQASDQLRAAAAVRDLEQVHVYSPTPAHREAFAEEMGNELDPAVRAVTEPKQAVVDADIVITATQASEPVFDGEWLEPGTHVTAMGQYHPEKREIDAHTVAKATYVPDLRARLEQDAGAYLQAKSEGAIDEGHVQAELGDIVAGNAPGRTSDREITVFDSGGTAIETVAAAGLLYERARKAGVGESISFAPASDAM; from the coding sequence ATGGCCGAGAGTGAAGCGCTGTTTCTCGAAAGTGAAGACGTATCGACTCTGGCGACACCGTCGGAATACATCGCGGCGGTTCGAGACGGCTACCGACAGCGCGGGGAGGGTGCGCCCGCCGAGCCACGGACGACGCTGCGGGCAGAGGACCCGCCGGGGATGCTAACTGGGTATCTGGCAGTTCTGCCCGATTCGGGCGTGATGGGTGGGTACACCTATGCGGCGGGGTTCGGTGAGCGTGACGCCCACTTCGTGCTCCCGGTATTCGACGCCGACTCCGGCGAACCCCTGGCTGTCTTCGACGGTGCCAGCCTGAATCCGCACAAGACAGGGGCAGTCGGAGCCGTCGGGATCGACGCCCTCGCCCGAGAGAATGCGACCCAGGTTGGTCTGTTCGGCAGTGGATCACAGGCCAGCGACCAGTTACGGGCCGCCGCCGCAGTCCGTGATCTAGAGCAGGTACACGTCTACTCTCCGACGCCGGCCCACCGCGAGGCCTTCGCCGAGGAGATGGGCAACGAACTCGATCCAGCGGTAAGAGCCGTCACGGAACCAAAGCAGGCAGTGGTCGACGCTGACATCGTCATTACGGCAACGCAGGCGAGCGAGCCGGTCTTCGACGGCGAGTGGCTAGAGCCCGGAACCCACGTCACGGCGATGGGCCAGTACCATCCCGAGAAACGCGAAATCGACGCACACACGGTCGCCAAAGCGACGTACGTTCCGGACCTGCGTGCCCGCCTCGAACAGGACGCCGGGGCATACCTGCAAGCCAAATCCGAAGGGGCGATCGACGAAGGCCACGTCCAGGCCGAGCTGGGGGATATCGTGGCCGGGAACGCGCCGGGCCGCACCAGCGATCGAGAGATCACTGTTTTCGACAGCGGCGGGACGGCGATCGAGACAGTCGCCGCCGCCGGACTACTCTACGAACGAGCCAGAAAAGCAGGGGTCGGCGAGTCGATCTCGTTCGCGCCGGCCAGCGACGCAATGTGA
- a CDS encoding presenilin family intramembrane aspartyl protease PSH, with protein sequence MDRNPGLWLAVSIIVGIFLAVQLGALALVEPLKGAGLQPVEDPQDPTNSLLYILAILVMTGVMLAAFRYNGEWAIRGLIVLTGVYISWLVFSILVPPVVTLPVAGGVHVLAGAGAIAIGGGLLVYPEWWVIDIAGAVMGAGAAGLFGITFGVLPALVLLTVLAVYDAISVYGTEHMLTLAEGVMDLNVPVVLVAPTTLGYSFIDDDGPMDGTESAETETAQQNSEDGDTDAEDASFDDRDALFIGLGDAVVPTVLVASAAFFAPASVPTVGIGGFTTVLPAATAMVGTFLGLAVLLWMVLKGRAHAGLPLLNGGVIGGYLLGALASGLTLLEALGLAPYL encoded by the coding sequence ATGGATCGGAATCCAGGGCTGTGGCTGGCGGTCTCTATCATCGTCGGGATCTTTCTGGCTGTCCAACTCGGTGCGCTGGCGCTGGTCGAACCGCTGAAAGGGGCTGGCCTCCAGCCCGTCGAAGACCCGCAGGATCCGACGAACAGTCTGTTGTACATCCTGGCGATTCTCGTCATGACTGGCGTGATGCTCGCTGCGTTTCGGTACAACGGCGAGTGGGCGATTCGTGGGCTGATCGTCCTCACTGGGGTGTACATCTCCTGGCTCGTCTTCTCCATTCTGGTCCCGCCAGTCGTGACACTCCCGGTGGCCGGTGGCGTGCACGTTCTGGCGGGGGCGGGCGCAATCGCGATCGGCGGCGGCTTGCTCGTCTATCCCGAGTGGTGGGTTATCGACATCGCCGGCGCGGTAATGGGTGCCGGCGCGGCCGGTCTGTTCGGCATCACGTTCGGTGTCTTGCCAGCGCTGGTCTTGCTGACCGTGCTCGCGGTCTACGACGCCATCAGCGTCTACGGCACCGAGCACATGCTGACGCTCGCAGAGGGCGTGATGGACCTCAACGTCCCCGTCGTGCTGGTCGCGCCGACGACGCTTGGCTACTCGTTCATCGATGACGACGGGCCGATGGACGGTACCGAGTCGGCAGAAACCGAGACCGCCCAGCAGAACAGTGAAGACGGCGACACTGACGCCGAGGATGCCTCTTTCGACGACCGCGACGCGTTGTTCATCGGGCTGGGCGATGCCGTAGTCCCGACGGTACTGGTCGCTTCGGCGGCCTTCTTTGCGCCCGCGTCGGTCCCGACGGTCGGCATCGGTGGATTCACGACCGTACTGCCGGCCGCTACGGCGATGGTCGGCACCTTCCTCGGGCTGGCTGTCCTGCTGTGGATGGTGCTGAAAGGCCGTGCCCACGCAGGATTGCCGCTGTTGAACGGGGGCGTGATTGGAGGATACCTTCTCGGTGCGCTCGCAAGCGGCCTTACCCTCCTCGAGGCACTCGGCCTCGCACCGTATCTCTGA
- a CDS encoding H/ACA ribonucleoprotein complex subunit GAR1, whose product MRRAGEVRGLAQGVAVLQCEEETYPDIGTEVIDESLETVGRVVDVFGPVEQPYLAVTIGDSVHPPTLVGETLYAR is encoded by the coding sequence ATGCGCCGGGCTGGCGAGGTTCGGGGGCTGGCCCAGGGCGTGGCTGTCTTGCAGTGTGAAGAGGAGACATATCCCGACATTGGCACGGAAGTCATCGACGAGTCTTTGGAGACAGTCGGCCGCGTCGTGGATGTTTTCGGCCCCGTCGAACAGCCGTATCTCGCCGTCACGATCGGCGATAGCGTCCATCCGCCCACGCTCGTCGGTGAGACGCTGTACGCTCGTTGA
- the srp19 gene encoding signal recognition particle subunit SRP19, with translation MVENVIWPAALDVRLTRSEGRRVAEDLAVAEPTVDEIAQAVQQVGYDAVIEREKTYPREYETRGRVLVKDADDATKSDLLGAVAAYVAAIRE, from the coding sequence ATGGTCGAGAACGTCATCTGGCCGGCGGCCCTGGACGTGCGACTTACGCGCAGCGAGGGCCGGCGCGTCGCCGAGGATCTGGCGGTCGCAGAGCCGACAGTCGACGAGATTGCACAGGCAGTCCAGCAGGTGGGGTACGACGCGGTGATCGAACGCGAGAAGACCTATCCACGAGAGTACGAGACTCGCGGACGAGTGCTCGTCAAGGATGCTGACGACGCGACCAAAAGCGACCTCCTGGGGGCCGTGGCGGCCTACGTCGCCGCGATCCGTGAGTGA
- a CDS encoding cobyric acid synthase gives MAVTLLVAGTASHVGKSTIVAGLCQRLANRGISVAPFKAQNMSNNARVGFKPDAIGERGDSDPAAGDPDAYGEIGISQYVQARAAGVVPTTDHNPVLLKPRGGGQSQLIIDGEAVGHFSAGTYYDEHWARARRAAREAHDRLAARHDVIVAEGAGSIAEINLQDRDLSNVETARFGDAEILLVGDIERGGVFASLYGTLELLPADLRERVAGLAITKFRGDRSLLASGIEAIEERTGVPVVAVLPHDDPGLPEEDSLSLPEAGERGTWGDGDGLEPERRVTIGVPRLPHLSNVADLAPLAREPGVRVTFLPLGDRIGDADALVLPGTKNTVDDLLALQDARLGEAVEDFEGPMVGICGGYQLLGEALHNVGVESTTATGTVPGLGRLPVETEFSTEKRVTAATYEATGVDPIAGVSGSVSGYEIHMGETTVRADVPRPIEPESAASGRVLGTYLHGCFENRSLRTAFLDTVFADAGVERPDRSPAEADPFDAAAQLVEPIDAFGLVPEFEGSGVRDQ, from the coding sequence ATGGCGGTGACGCTGCTCGTCGCCGGGACGGCCAGTCACGTCGGCAAGAGCACGATCGTCGCCGGACTCTGCCAACGGCTGGCCAATCGGGGCATCTCCGTCGCACCGTTCAAGGCCCAGAACATGTCCAACAACGCTCGCGTGGGGTTCAAACCAGACGCCATCGGGGAGAGAGGTGACAGCGACCCAGCCGCAGGCGATCCCGACGCCTACGGCGAGATCGGCATCTCCCAGTACGTCCAGGCGCGGGCGGCCGGCGTCGTGCCGACGACCGATCACAACCCCGTCCTGCTCAAACCGAGAGGGGGCGGCCAGAGCCAATTGATCATCGATGGCGAGGCAGTCGGGCACTTCTCGGCAGGGACGTACTACGACGAGCACTGGGCACGCGCCCGCCGGGCCGCCCGCGAGGCCCACGATCGACTCGCTGCCCGCCACGACGTGATCGTCGCCGAAGGGGCTGGGTCGATCGCCGAGATCAACCTCCAGGATCGGGACCTGTCGAACGTCGAGACCGCGCGCTTCGGGGACGCCGAGATTTTGCTCGTCGGCGACATCGAACGCGGCGGCGTCTTCGCTAGCCTCTACGGGACGCTGGAACTGCTCCCTGCCGATCTCCGGGAGCGCGTGGCCGGCCTGGCGATCACCAAGTTCCGCGGCGATCGCTCCCTGCTCGCCTCCGGGATCGAGGCGATCGAAGAGCGGACGGGCGTGCCCGTCGTCGCTGTCCTCCCCCACGACGATCCCGGGTTGCCCGAGGAAGACAGCCTCTCGCTGCCCGAGGCGGGCGAACGCGGCACCTGGGGTGACGGTGACGGGCTCGAACCGGAGCGACGGGTGACGATCGGCGTCCCACGATTACCACACCTTTCGAACGTGGCCGACCTGGCCCCGCTCGCTCGCGAGCCAGGCGTCCGTGTCACATTTCTGCCCCTCGGAGACAGAATCGGTGACGCCGACGCGCTCGTCCTCCCGGGAACAAAGAATACCGTCGACGACCTGCTCGCGTTGCAGGACGCCCGTCTGGGAGAAGCCGTCGAGGATTTCGAGGGGCCGATGGTTGGCATCTGTGGCGGATACCAGCTACTCGGCGAGGCCCTCCACAACGTCGGCGTCGAGAGCACGACTGCGACGGGGACGGTTCCCGGCCTCGGTCGACTGCCCGTCGAGACCGAATTCTCGACCGAGAAGCGCGTGACTGCCGCAACCTACGAGGCGACGGGTGTCGACCCGATCGCGGGAGTCAGCGGGTCGGTTTCGGGCTACGAGATCCACATGGGAGAGACGACGGTGCGTGCGGACGTTCCGCGGCCGATCGAACCCGAGAGTGCTGCGAGCGGCCGGGTCCTCGGCACCTACCTCCACGGCTGTTTCGAGAATCGGTCGCTCCGGACGGCGTTTCTCGATACCGTCTTCGCGGACGCCGGCGTCGAGCGCCCGGATCGCTCACCTGCCGAGGCCGATCCGTTCGACGCGGCGGCTCAGTTGGTCGAGCCGATCGACGCGTTCGGACTGGTCCCGGAGTTCGAAGGATCGGGTGTGCGCGACCAGTAA